Proteins encoded by one window of Mesorhizobium sp. INR15:
- a CDS encoding AraC family transcriptional regulator, producing the protein MTEAIRLYWGRFGHVSILNVASDFVTHAHVEAHLIIWLEGTAGEMTIGRETVPLGPSIAAGINSFQPHSHILSRDGTPGLFLAFYIDPDWARRRRDLPSSAPLFSQATITLEPWLHQAAANLLDHLSDNEGVDDIANYEIERFIDSVLDAADASAPQEARVRINTMQDFRVRKAIQLMKANVCERICFDDVARSVGLSRPHFFALFKEQTNLTPNVYWNTLRMEEAVRQLQWSQEPLTSVACNLGFTTQGNFSRFFRDHVGVPPTLYREAARAIA; encoded by the coding sequence ATGACGGAAGCGATCAGGCTCTACTGGGGCCGGTTCGGGCATGTTTCTATCCTGAATGTCGCCAGCGACTTCGTCACCCATGCCCATGTCGAGGCGCATCTGATCATCTGGCTCGAAGGCACCGCCGGTGAAATGACCATTGGCCGCGAGACCGTGCCGCTCGGCCCAAGCATTGCCGCCGGCATCAACTCCTTCCAGCCGCACAGCCATATTCTGTCGCGGGATGGCACGCCGGGCCTGTTCCTTGCTTTCTACATCGATCCGGATTGGGCGCGACGCCGCCGCGACCTGCCATCGTCCGCGCCTCTGTTCTCGCAGGCCACGATCACGCTTGAGCCCTGGCTGCACCAGGCCGCCGCCAACCTGCTCGACCATCTCAGCGACAACGAAGGCGTCGATGACATCGCCAATTACGAGATTGAGCGCTTCATCGACAGCGTGCTCGATGCCGCCGACGCGTCGGCGCCGCAGGAAGCGCGTGTGCGCATCAACACCATGCAGGATTTCCGTGTCCGCAAGGCGATCCAGCTGATGAAGGCCAATGTCTGCGAGCGCATCTGCTTCGACGATGTGGCGCGCAGCGTCGGCCTGTCGCGGCCGCATTTTTTCGCCCTGTTCAAGGAACAGACCAACCTGACGCCCAATGTCTACTGGAACACGCTGCGCATGGAGGAAGCCGTGCGGCAGCTGCAGTGGTCGCAGGAACCGCTGACCTCGGTTGCCTGCAATCTCGGCTTCACCACGCAAGGCAATTTCTCGCGCTTCTTCCGCGACCATGTCGGGGTGCCGCCGACGCTTTATCGCGAAGCGGCGCGGGCGATCGCCTGA
- a CDS encoding xanthine dehydrogenase family protein subunit M translates to MALALQTFSTVRDANTALKAAGTRYLGGGTLVVRAANEGDVSVSGLVRSTEPSLSAISVAGGTVRIGASVTMAAIARHPDLTALARAARAVGGPAIRNMATVGGNLFAPTPYGDFTVALLALDASVSTDDGHMTVEKFLAARDGNRAIVTSVSFALPQEGSFRFLKVSRVKPKGVSVLSIAATLEQAADGTVSSARIALGCMADRPMRAMAAEKALIGRALTKDGISAALAVANDGTSPATDPIASAWYRSEVLPVHLGRLLLGQIVDTRG, encoded by the coding sequence ATGGCGCTAGCGCTGCAGACATTCTCAACCGTGAGGGACGCCAACACGGCGCTGAAGGCCGCTGGCACTCGCTACCTCGGCGGCGGCACGCTGGTGGTTCGCGCCGCCAATGAGGGCGATGTCTCGGTTTCCGGTCTCGTCCGCTCGACCGAACCGTCACTGTCGGCCATCTCTGTCGCCGGCGGCACGGTCCGCATCGGCGCTTCGGTGACCATGGCGGCCATTGCTCGCCACCCCGACCTCACCGCCCTCGCCCGTGCGGCGCGAGCGGTCGGCGGCCCGGCCATTCGCAACATGGCAACCGTCGGCGGTAATCTGTTCGCGCCGACGCCTTATGGCGATTTCACCGTTGCCTTGCTGGCATTGGACGCGTCGGTCAGCACGGATGACGGCCACATGACGGTTGAAAAATTCCTCGCGGCACGTGACGGCAACCGCGCCATTGTCACCTCAGTCAGCTTCGCGCTGCCGCAAGAAGGCAGCTTCCGCTTCCTGAAAGTGTCGCGGGTCAAACCGAAGGGGGTGTCGGTGCTGAGCATTGCCGCGACGCTGGAGCAGGCTGCCGACGGCACCGTCTCTTCGGCGCGGATCGCGCTTGGCTGCATGGCCGACCGGCCAATGCGCGCCATGGCAGCGGAAAAGGCTCTGATCGGCCGCGCATTGACCAAGGATGGCATCTCGGCGGCATTGGCGGTAGCCAACGACGGCACTTCGCCAGCCACGGATCCGATCGCCAGTGCCTGGTATCGAAGTGAGGTTCTGCCGGTTCATCTCGGCCGGCTGTTGCTCGGCCAGATCGTGGACACGAGGGGTTAA
- a CDS encoding SDR family oxidoreductase: MTKPLFSLEGRLALVTGSGQGIGFALARGLAEHGASVVLNGRDAGKVGASVSSLRDAGLTAHASIFDVTDFQAVNADVTRIEAEIGAIDILVNNAGIQFRAPLEDFPEEQWERLFKTNVSGAFHAGKAVARHMIARKRGKIINIGSVQSELARPNIAPYTATKGAIRNLTRGMCADWAKHGLQINAIAPGYFRTEMNQALVDNPEFSGWLEKRTPAGRWGNVDELIGAAVFLASDASSFVNGHTLYVDGGMTASV, encoded by the coding sequence GTGACAAAACCCCTGTTCAGCCTTGAAGGCCGGCTGGCGCTTGTGACTGGCTCCGGCCAAGGCATCGGCTTTGCCTTGGCGCGCGGTCTCGCGGAACATGGGGCAAGCGTGGTGCTCAACGGCCGCGATGCCGGCAAGGTCGGAGCCTCGGTCTCCAGCCTGCGCGATGCCGGCCTCACGGCGCATGCCTCGATCTTCGACGTCACCGATTTTCAGGCGGTCAATGCCGATGTTACCCGCATCGAGGCCGAGATCGGTGCCATCGATATTCTCGTCAACAATGCCGGTATCCAGTTCCGCGCCCCGCTCGAGGACTTTCCCGAGGAACAGTGGGAGCGGCTGTTCAAGACCAATGTCTCGGGCGCCTTCCATGCCGGCAAGGCCGTCGCCCGCCACATGATTGCGCGGAAGAGAGGCAAGATCATCAACATCGGCTCGGTACAGAGCGAGCTCGCCAGGCCCAACATCGCGCCCTACACGGCAACCAAGGGCGCGATCCGCAACCTGACACGCGGCATGTGCGCCGACTGGGCGAAACATGGCCTGCAGATCAACGCCATCGCGCCCGGCTATTTCCGCACCGAGATGAACCAGGCGCTTGTCGACAACCCGGAGTTCTCCGGCTGGCTGGAAAAGCGCACGCCGGCCGGGCGCTGGGGCAATGTCGACGAACTGATCGGCGCCGCTGTGTTCCTGGCTTCGGACGCATCGTCCTTCGTCAACGGGCATACCCTTTATGTCGACGGCGGCATGACGGCTTCGGTGTGA
- a CDS encoding ATP-binding cassette domain-containing protein, whose amino-acid sequence MAVLELTNISKHFGAIQAVNDVSLSIEAGQVVGLMGDNGAGKSTLVKMIAGNFRPSHGAMRMDGKELILHKPVEARQHGIEIVHQDLALCNNLTAAANVYLGRELRRGVGPFRILDYASMYKRAGQIFAELKSETRPRDLVKQMSGGQRQAVAIARTMLSQAKIVLMDEPTAAISVRQVAEVLNLIRHLRDQGIAVVLISHRMPDVFTVADRVIVMRRGRKVADKTIASSSPEEVTGLITGAIEQV is encoded by the coding sequence GTGGCGGTTCTCGAACTCACCAACATCTCGAAGCATTTTGGCGCCATCCAGGCGGTCAACGACGTGTCGCTGTCGATCGAGGCCGGACAGGTGGTCGGCCTGATGGGCGACAACGGCGCCGGCAAGTCGACGCTGGTCAAGATGATCGCCGGCAATTTCCGCCCCAGCCACGGCGCCATGCGGATGGACGGCAAGGAGCTCATCCTCCACAAGCCGGTCGAGGCCCGCCAGCACGGCATCGAGATCGTCCACCAGGACTTGGCGCTCTGCAACAATCTGACCGCGGCCGCCAATGTCTATCTCGGCCGAGAGCTGCGCCGTGGCGTCGGCCCGTTCCGCATCCTCGACTACGCCTCGATGTACAAGCGCGCGGGCCAGATTTTCGCCGAGCTGAAATCCGAGACGCGCCCGCGCGACCTGGTCAAGCAGATGTCCGGCGGCCAGCGCCAGGCCGTGGCGATCGCCCGTACCATGCTGTCGCAAGCCAAGATCGTGCTGATGGATGAGCCGACGGCGGCGATCTCGGTGCGCCAGGTTGCTGAAGTGCTGAACCTGATCCGTCACCTGCGCGACCAGGGCATCGCGGTCGTGCTGATCAGCCACCGCATGCCCGACGTCTTCACCGTCGCCGACCGCGTCATCGTCATGCGGCGCGGCCGCAAGGTTGCCGACAAGACGATCGCGTCAAGTTCGCCCGAGGAAGTCACCGGCCTGATCACCGGCGCGATCGAACAGGTTTGA
- a CDS encoding ABC transporter permease, with translation MALTIDQPIVQKQQSLPARMFASQTFWVVIAVILACLFLSFATDAFATSKNLYNITRNITFVAIIALGMTFVIITGGIDLSVGSVLCLSSMVLAVTMHAGYSIEVGILASIATALAIGAFNGILIAYLGFPPFVVTLGMLSIARSLAMVASNNTVVFQFGPDHDKLLALGGGAWVFGIANPVLYTILLALITGFVLRWTKFGRHIFAIGGNEHAATLTGVPVKQIKVAVYMISALSAGIAGIIETGWLGAVTTNIGTGMELQVIAATVIGGANLAGGVGTAFGAIVGAALIEVIRNSLGLLGINAFWQGVFIGGAILLAVLFDRIRNFRRND, from the coding sequence ATGGCACTGACAATTGACCAGCCGATCGTGCAGAAGCAACAATCCCTGCCGGCAAGGATGTTTGCCAGCCAGACCTTCTGGGTGGTGATCGCGGTTATCCTCGCCTGCCTGTTCCTGTCCTTCGCCACGGATGCCTTCGCCACCTCGAAGAACCTCTACAACATCACCCGCAACATCACCTTCGTCGCCATCATCGCGCTGGGCATGACCTTCGTCATCATCACCGGCGGCATCGACCTGTCGGTCGGCTCGGTTCTGTGCCTGTCGTCGATGGTGCTCGCCGTCACCATGCATGCCGGCTATTCGATCGAGGTCGGCATCCTCGCTTCCATCGCGACAGCACTCGCCATCGGCGCCTTCAACGGCATCCTGATCGCCTATCTCGGCTTTCCACCTTTCGTGGTGACGCTTGGCATGCTGTCGATCGCCCGCAGCCTGGCCATGGTCGCCTCCAACAACACGGTGGTCTTCCAGTTCGGCCCGGACCACGACAAGTTGCTGGCGCTCGGCGGCGGCGCGTGGGTGTTCGGCATTGCCAATCCGGTGCTCTACACCATCCTTCTGGCGCTGATCACCGGCTTCGTCCTGCGCTGGACCAAGTTCGGCCGGCACATATTCGCCATCGGCGGCAACGAGCATGCGGCGACGCTGACCGGCGTCCCGGTGAAGCAGATCAAGGTCGCGGTCTACATGATCTCTGCACTGTCGGCGGGCATTGCCGGTATCATCGAGACCGGCTGGCTTGGCGCCGTCACCACCAACATCGGCACCGGCATGGAATTGCAGGTCATTGCCGCCACCGTCATCGGCGGCGCCAACCTTGCCGGTGGCGTTGGCACCGCCTTTGGCGCGATTGTCGGCGCGGCCCTGATCGAAGTGATCCGCAACAGCCTTGGCCTGCTCGGCATCAACGCCTTCTGGCAAGGCGTCTTCATCGGCGGCGCCATCCTGCTCGCGGTGCTGTTCGACCGGATCCGCAATTTCCGGCGGAATGATTAG
- a CDS encoding FadR/GntR family transcriptional regulator produces MPDKRSKVRSAGAKAVPAERPAVVRRADAAHFPGASVHASLANEIGLRIVRGDYPPGTILPNEAKWAQTFNVSRSAVREAMKMLMAKSLLASRPKIGSWVEPRERWNLLDRDVLAWYATAPDREAFLRTVQEFRHIIEPEASAFAAMRRSDEQMAEISQACREMGEAANLPERIGADTRFHLAILRASGNDLLVPLGVLIESALDHLFAFTTRKVSDQRHAQKLHEAIEKNIRLQRPTAARNAVHKLLANTDEGIGRWRR; encoded by the coding sequence ATGCCGGACAAAAGATCAAAGGTACGATCAGCAGGGGCGAAGGCAGTTCCTGCCGAACGCCCTGCTGTCGTCCGCCGCGCCGATGCTGCGCATTTTCCGGGGGCGAGTGTGCATGCCTCGCTGGCCAACGAGATCGGCCTGCGGATCGTGCGCGGCGACTATCCGCCGGGAACCATCCTGCCCAACGAGGCCAAGTGGGCACAGACTTTCAATGTCAGCCGCTCGGCGGTGCGCGAAGCCATGAAGATGCTGATGGCCAAGAGCCTGTTGGCATCGCGCCCCAAGATCGGCAGCTGGGTCGAGCCCAGGGAGCGCTGGAACCTGCTCGATCGCGATGTGCTGGCCTGGTATGCAACCGCGCCGGACCGCGAAGCCTTTCTGCGGACCGTGCAGGAATTCCGCCATATTATCGAGCCGGAAGCCTCAGCCTTTGCCGCCATGCGGCGCAGCGACGAGCAGATGGCCGAGATCAGCCAGGCCTGCCGCGAGATGGGCGAGGCGGCCAACCTGCCGGAGCGTATCGGCGCCGATACGCGCTTTCACCTCGCCATCCTGCGTGCCTCCGGCAACGATTTGCTGGTGCCGCTTGGCGTGCTGATCGAATCCGCGCTCGACCATCTCTTCGCCTTCACGACGCGAAAGGTCAGCGATCAGCGGCACGCACAGAAGCTGCATGAGGCGATCGAGAAGAACATCCGCTTGCAGCGGCCGACCGCTGCCCGCAATGCGGTGCACAAGCTGCTTGCCAACACTGACGAGGGGATCGGGCGCTGGCGGCGCTGA
- a CDS encoding xanthine dehydrogenase family protein molybdopterin-binding subunit, producing MELRKNYFADVRKDDLHEIGQPRPRLDSPGHVTGKTAFFADRNFPGMLHLKMVRSPHHHARIRSIDTSEAEKHPGVVKVLTARDVPHNVYTILILIQVGPEDETVLADGKVRWKGEAVVAVLAETERAAQEAAAKVKVDYEVLPAVFDMEEALKPGAPLVNEYHGQNYYLYDSGECRKVRFGDVEAGFAGADHVLEQSYQSSPIEHAPTETTGCVVMPEGNDRFTCYTNTQAMFFTLDNTSIILQMPGSKLHFVGGTVGGGFGGKVDVIVEPIAILGAKLTGRPVSFIYSREEEMQISSPRAAEKVVIKDGVMKDGRIVARKVTGYTDAGAYSRHSPYGAQKGAGHYPGPYTIPNVWIDTYCVYTNRTPSSAMRGFGVTIGDFALEVQMDKLARLIGMDPLEFRFINAYRDGDMKAHRQPTEGAALIECMQEASRAANWPVAEKYLAMSSYKNGT from the coding sequence ATGGAGCTGCGCAAAAACTACTTCGCCGATGTGCGCAAGGACGACCTGCATGAGATTGGCCAACCCAGGCCACGCCTGGATTCGCCGGGCCATGTCACCGGCAAGACAGCCTTTTTCGCCGACCGCAATTTCCCCGGCATGTTGCACCTGAAGATGGTGCGCAGCCCGCACCATCATGCCCGCATCCGCTCCATCGACACATCGGAGGCGGAAAAACACCCGGGTGTCGTCAAGGTTCTGACCGCCAGGGATGTACCCCACAATGTCTACACCATCCTGATCCTGATCCAGGTCGGCCCGGAGGACGAAACCGTTCTGGCCGACGGCAAGGTGCGCTGGAAGGGCGAAGCCGTGGTGGCGGTGCTGGCCGAGACCGAGCGCGCGGCACAAGAGGCCGCAGCCAAGGTGAAGGTCGACTACGAGGTGCTGCCGGCGGTGTTCGACATGGAGGAAGCGCTGAAGCCTGGCGCGCCGCTGGTCAACGAATATCACGGCCAGAACTACTATCTCTATGACAGCGGCGAATGCCGCAAGGTGCGCTTCGGCGATGTGGAGGCGGGGTTTGCCGGCGCCGACCATGTGCTCGAGCAAAGCTACCAGTCCTCGCCGATCGAGCATGCGCCGACAGAGACCACCGGTTGCGTGGTCATGCCCGAGGGCAACGACCGCTTCACCTGCTACACCAACACGCAGGCGATGTTCTTCACGCTCGACAACACATCGATCATCCTGCAGATGCCGGGCAGCAAGCTGCATTTCGTCGGCGGCACGGTCGGCGGCGGCTTTGGCGGCAAGGTCGATGTCATCGTCGAACCGATCGCCATCCTCGGCGCCAAGCTCACGGGCCGCCCGGTCTCCTTCATCTACAGCCGCGAAGAGGAGATGCAGATCTCCTCGCCGCGCGCAGCCGAAAAGGTCGTCATCAAGGACGGCGTCATGAAGGATGGCCGCATCGTCGCACGCAAGGTCACCGGCTACACCGATGCCGGCGCCTATTCGCGCCATTCGCCCTATGGAGCGCAAAAGGGTGCCGGGCATTATCCCGGCCCCTACACCATCCCCAATGTCTGGATCGACACCTACTGCGTCTACACCAACCGAACGCCATCCTCGGCCATGCGCGGCTTCGGCGTCACCATTGGCGATTTCGCGCTGGAGGTGCAGATGGACAAGCTGGCGCGGCTGATCGGCATGGACCCGCTCGAATTCCGCTTCATCAACGCCTACCGCGACGGCGACATGAAGGCGCATCGCCAGCCGACCGAGGGTGCGGCGCTCATCGAATGCATGCAGGAAGCTTCGCGCGCCGCCAATTGGCCGGTGGCGGAAAAATACCTGGCGATGTCCTCCTACAAGAACGGGACTTGA
- a CDS encoding xanthine dehydrogenase family protein molybdopterin-binding subunit, with translation MAIRRGRGVAAINYPTGMNLGGDPTQALVHSTPTGNFMVTLSSVDLGQGMKQIMAQICAETIGVPTDRVVVDTADTDTGPHCMGTFASRGTHRAGNAVIQAAKEARQVMLEVAAEELEVNASDLETDGQGNILVKGAPQKSISIFDVALSAHFKRGRSISGRGMFLIPRSYPEKETGAMKPSTCYAHACTVAEVEVDDETGEVTVLTVKNIFEIGRALNPKMVEQQLVGGSWMGISHALYETTEPYYPNRDHGGTDFNQYLMPGPGDLAETEIIVLERPSADGPYGAKGPGEMCANPQIPAVANAVFDAVGVRIDTLPITPERILRALKAQALN, from the coding sequence ATGGCGATCAGGCGCGGACGCGGCGTCGCCGCGATCAACTATCCCACCGGGATGAATCTTGGCGGCGACCCGACCCAGGCGCTGGTCCATTCGACACCGACCGGAAATTTCATGGTGACGCTTTCCAGCGTCGATCTCGGTCAGGGCATGAAGCAGATCATGGCGCAGATCTGCGCCGAGACCATCGGCGTGCCGACAGACCGCGTCGTCGTCGACACCGCCGACACCGACACCGGCCCGCACTGCATGGGCACCTTCGCCTCGCGCGGCACGCACCGCGCCGGCAACGCCGTCATCCAGGCCGCCAAGGAGGCACGCCAGGTCATGCTGGAAGTGGCGGCCGAGGAACTGGAAGTGAACGCCTCGGACCTGGAGACCGATGGTCAGGGCAACATCCTGGTCAAGGGCGCTCCGCAAAAATCCATCTCGATCTTCGATGTCGCGCTGTCGGCGCATTTCAAACGTGGCCGCTCGATCTCCGGGCGCGGCATGTTCCTCATCCCGCGCTCCTATCCGGAAAAGGAAACCGGCGCGATGAAGCCGTCGACCTGCTACGCCCATGCCTGCACCGTGGCCGAAGTGGAGGTTGACGACGAGACCGGCGAAGTCACCGTGCTGACCGTGAAGAACATCTTTGAGATCGGCCGCGCGCTGAACCCGAAAATGGTCGAGCAGCAATTGGTCGGCGGCTCCTGGATGGGCATCAGCCACGCGCTCTACGAAACGACAGAGCCCTATTATCCCAACCGCGATCATGGCGGCACCGACTTCAACCAGTATCTGATGCCCGGCCCCGGTGACCTCGCCGAGACCGAGATCATCGTGCTGGAGCGGCCCTCGGCCGACGGACCCTACGGCGCCAAGGGACCGGGCGAGATGTGCGCCAACCCGCAGATCCCTGCGGTCGCCAATGCCGTGTTCGACGCCGTCGGCGTGCGCATCGATACGCTGCCAATCACGCCCGAGCGCATCTTGCGGGCGCTGAAGGCGCAAGCGCTGAACTGA
- a CDS encoding (2Fe-2S)-binding protein → MAKVPVQFTLNGSEKAEFVDSGTTLLHALRDKIGDTSPKGGCHQGTCGACSVIIDGELRLSCLTLAETCNGASITTTSGLSEAGVLHPLQRAFLDAFATQCGFCTPGMIMAAKVLLDHTPDPSREEVVEALSGNICRCTGYEPIIQAVLTAARANSQHAA, encoded by the coding sequence ATGGCAAAGGTTCCTGTCCAGTTCACGCTCAACGGTTCGGAAAAGGCCGAATTCGTCGACAGCGGCACGACGCTGCTCCACGCATTGCGCGACAAGATCGGGGATACCTCGCCAAAAGGCGGCTGCCATCAAGGCACCTGCGGCGCCTGCTCGGTGATCATCGATGGCGAACTCCGGCTCTCTTGCCTGACACTGGCCGAGACCTGCAACGGCGCCTCTATCACCACGACATCAGGCCTTTCGGAAGCCGGCGTGCTGCATCCACTGCAGCGCGCTTTCCTCGATGCCTTCGCCACGCAATGCGGTTTCTGCACGCCGGGCATGATCATGGCGGCCAAGGTTCTGCTTGACCACACGCCAGACCCCAGCCGCGAAGAGGTGGTCGAGGCCCTGTCAGGCAATATCTGCCGCTGTACAGGCTACGAGCCGATCATTCAGGCGGTGCTGACCGCCGCGCGTGCCAACTCACAGCACGCGGCCTGA
- a CDS encoding MoxR family ATPase, whose amino-acid sequence MPETSAETVATSPEAIAERLAASRYLADESLATAIFLAIRLGKPLLLEGAPGVGKTEAAKAIAQLLGRDLVRLQCYEGIDAAHALYEWNYQRQLLAIRHAGEHEIDIYDDRFLIARPLLQVLRAPRQRVLLVDEIDRSDHEFEALLLEFLSDFQISIPERGTIRAEAQPIVILTSNRTRELAEALRRLCVYHWIGYPDAEREAAIIMLRACDVAEATARAVAAAVQTIRARPLAKPPGIAEAVEWANAATILEKGGSPWPEAFRRAIGVLIKDEEDLSYIAPELGRIVEEALA is encoded by the coding sequence ATGCCGGAAACGAGCGCCGAAACTGTCGCCACATCGCCAGAGGCGATAGCGGAGCGCCTGGCCGCTTCGCGTTACCTGGCCGACGAAAGCCTGGCGACGGCAATCTTCCTCGCGATCCGTCTGGGCAAACCCCTGCTGCTGGAAGGCGCGCCCGGTGTCGGCAAGACCGAAGCGGCGAAGGCGATCGCGCAATTGCTGGGCCGCGATCTGGTGCGGCTGCAATGCTATGAAGGCATCGATGCCGCGCACGCGCTCTACGAATGGAACTACCAGCGCCAGTTGCTCGCCATCCGCCATGCCGGCGAGCACGAGATCGATATCTATGACGACCGTTTCCTGATCGCCCGACCGCTGCTGCAGGTGCTCCGGGCGCCTCGGCAACGCGTACTCCTGGTCGACGAGATCGACCGCTCGGATCATGAATTCGAGGCGTTGCTGCTGGAATTCCTGTCCGACTTCCAGATAAGCATTCCAGAGCGCGGCACCATCCGTGCGGAGGCTCAACCGATTGTCATCCTGACATCGAACCGCACCCGCGAACTCGCCGAAGCCCTGCGCCGCCTCTGCGTCTACCACTGGATCGGCTATCCCGACGCCGAGCGCGAGGCCGCCATCATCATGCTGCGCGCCTGCGATGTGGCAGAGGCCACGGCACGCGCCGTGGCGGCGGCGGTACAGACCATCCGCGCCCGTCCGCTCGCCAAGCCGCCCGGCATCGCCGAAGCGGTCGAGTGGGCCAATGCCGCCACCATTCTCGAAAAGGGCGGCAGCCCGTGGCCGGAAGCCTTCCGCCGCGCCATCGGCGTGCTGATCAAGGACGAGGAAGACCTCTCCTACATCGCGCCCGAACTTGGCCGCATCGTCGAGGAGGCGCTGGCGTGA
- a CDS encoding sugar-binding protein, with translation MKKSLLLAAAAMMVMGAEPALAKKQLVIVVKGLDNPFFEAIHQGCEKWNKENASSEYECFYTGPASTSDEAGEAQIVQDMLSKPDTVAMAISPSNAPLIAQTIKSANPTIPIMTLDADLTKADAALRKTYLGTDNYLMGSKIGGYIAKAKPKGGTICTIEGNPAADNILQRAQGLRDALSGKKGLAKLAGEGGWTEVAGCPVFTNDDGAKGVQAMTDILAANPKLDAFGIMGGWPLFGAPQPYRDLIGPLKDRLASNDFVIGAADTIGDEVAIARDGLVTALVGQRPFEMGYKAPSVMIDLVKGTKVADPVFTGLDECTKETVDTCIQK, from the coding sequence ATGAAGAAATCATTACTGCTCGCCGCCGCCGCCATGATGGTGATGGGCGCCGAGCCGGCTTTGGCCAAGAAACAGCTCGTCATCGTCGTGAAGGGTCTCGATAATCCGTTCTTCGAAGCCATCCACCAGGGCTGTGAGAAATGGAACAAGGAGAATGCCAGCTCGGAATACGAATGCTTCTACACCGGCCCGGCATCGACTTCCGATGAAGCCGGCGAGGCGCAGATCGTCCAGGATATGCTGAGCAAGCCCGACACGGTGGCCATGGCGATTTCGCCATCCAACGCACCGCTGATCGCACAGACGATCAAATCAGCCAATCCTACGATCCCGATCATGACCCTGGACGCCGACCTGACCAAGGCGGATGCCGCGCTGCGCAAGACCTATCTCGGTACCGACAACTATCTGATGGGCTCCAAGATCGGCGGCTATATCGCCAAGGCCAAGCCGAAGGGCGGCACGATCTGCACGATCGAAGGCAACCCGGCGGCCGACAATATCCTGCAGCGCGCGCAAGGCTTGCGCGATGCGCTTTCGGGCAAGAAGGGCCTTGCCAAGCTCGCCGGCGAAGGTGGCTGGACCGAAGTCGCCGGTTGCCCGGTGTTCACCAATGACGACGGAGCCAAGGGCGTGCAGGCGATGACCGACATCCTCGCCGCCAACCCCAAGCTAGACGCCTTCGGCATCATGGGTGGCTGGCCGCTGTTTGGCGCCCCGCAGCCCTACCGCGACCTGATCGGACCACTCAAGGACCGTCTGGCCAGCAATGACTTCGTCATCGGCGCCGCCGACACGATCGGCGACGAAGTGGCGATCGCGCGCGACGGACTGGTGACCGCCCTGGTCGGCCAGCGGCCGTTCGAAATGGGCTACAAGGCGCCGTCGGTGATGATCGATCTCGTCAAGGGCACCAAGGTTGCCGATCCGGTGTTCACTGGTCTTGATGAGTGCACCAAGGAAACCGTCGATACCTGCATCCAGAAGTAG
- a CDS encoding SRPBCC family protein, protein MADVTISSVIDAPVEKVWARIRDFNGLPGWHPRMVESHIEDGKDAATIGCVRNFQLVSGARLREKLTDFSDQNFLVSYSILETPQPLTNHKATLQLRRVTDGDRTYAEWTASFDAAPEDADKLAEGMGANVFQGGFNALKSHFAGQS, encoded by the coding sequence ATGGCTGATGTCACTATCTCCAGCGTCATCGACGCGCCCGTCGAAAAAGTCTGGGCGCGCATTCGCGACTTCAACGGGCTTCCCGGCTGGCACCCGCGCATGGTCGAAAGCCATATCGAGGATGGCAAGGACGCCGCCACGATCGGCTGCGTTCGCAACTTCCAGCTCGTCAGCGGTGCGCGCCTGCGTGAAAAACTGACTGACTTCTCTGATCAGAACTTCCTCGTCAGCTACTCTATCCTTGAGACACCGCAGCCCCTGACCAACCACAAGGCGACGCTGCAATTGCGGCGGGTGACCGACGGCGACCGCACCTATGCCGAATGGACCGCCAGTTTTGACGCCGCCCCGGAGGATGCCGACAAGCTGGCCGAGGGCATGGGCGCCAACGTGTTTCAGGGCGGCTTCAACGCCTTGAAGAGCCACTTTGCCGGTCAAAGCTGA